In Desulfofundulus kuznetsovii DSM 6115, the following are encoded in one genomic region:
- a CDS encoding protein arginine kinase: protein MSIRETVNNPHSHWMDGTGPESDIVISSRVRVARNLAHLPFPHLLSREKAEDVIHAVQTAIENRVFREKMGKMELTRMNELTPVERQILVEKHLISPDLLEDFERKAVVLRDDEVLSVMVNEEDHLRLQCLLPGLQLNRAWELVSRLDDGLEATLDYAFDEKLGYLTACPTNVGTGLRASVMLHLPGLVMVNQIKGVLGTITKLGLTVRGLYGEGTEAKGNLFQVSNQVTLGQAEEDIIANLISVTRQLLGQERAAREALYRERREQLEDRVGRAYGLLKHARVMTSDEAMSLFSDLRLGIDMGIIKNIPAPLIIELMVLTRPAFLVKVTGKDLSPVERDIYRAQLIRKKLSAAQQS, encoded by the coding sequence ATGTCCATCAGAGAAACCGTAAACAATCCCCACAGTCACTGGATGGATGGAACGGGTCCCGAGTCGGATATCGTGATCAGCAGCCGGGTGCGGGTGGCCCGGAACCTGGCCCATTTGCCCTTCCCCCATCTTTTGTCCCGGGAAAAGGCCGAAGATGTAATCCATGCTGTGCAGACGGCAATAGAAAACAGGGTCTTCCGGGAAAAAATGGGGAAAATGGAATTAACACGCATGAACGAATTGACCCCTGTAGAAAGGCAGATACTAGTAGAAAAACACCTGATCAGCCCCGATTTGCTGGAAGATTTTGAGCGCAAGGCGGTGGTGCTGCGGGACGACGAGGTGCTCAGCGTGATGGTCAATGAAGAGGACCACCTGCGTCTCCAGTGCCTTTTACCCGGTTTGCAGCTGAACAGGGCCTGGGAACTGGTCAGCCGCCTTGACGACGGTCTGGAAGCTACTCTGGATTATGCCTTTGACGAGAAGCTGGGCTACCTGACAGCCTGTCCCACCAACGTGGGCACGGGCCTGCGCGCCTCGGTGATGCTGCACCTGCCCGGCCTGGTGATGGTCAATCAGATCAAGGGGGTACTGGGTACCATTACCAAACTGGGGCTGACCGTGCGCGGCCTTTACGGTGAGGGCACCGAGGCCAAGGGCAACCTGTTCCAGGTGTCCAACCAGGTTACCCTGGGACAGGCGGAGGAGGATATTATTGCCAACCTCATTTCGGTGACCCGCCAGCTTCTGGGGCAGGAAAGGGCGGCCCGGGAGGCCCTCTACCGGGAGCGCCGGGAGCAGCTGGAGGACCGGGTAGGGCGGGCTTACGGCCTGTTGAAGCACGCCCGGGTGATGACCTCGGACGAAGCCATGAGCCTGTTTTCCGACCTGCGCCTGGGCATCGATATGGGTATTATCAAAAACATTCCGGCGCCACTGATCATCGAATTGATGGTGCTTACCAGGCCGGCCTTCCTGGTGAAAGTCACCGGTAAGGATTTAAGCCCGGTGGAGCGGGATATCTACCGCGCCCAGTTAATTCGCAAAAAGCTATCGGCAGCTCAACAATCTTAA
- a CDS encoding UvrB/UvrC motif-containing protein, protein MECERCHQRPATVHLTEIINNEKRTMRLCEQCARELQAQAMGFFPQINLHNFLAGLLHNEFGFPTTGPTVAPAGARCEACGLTEAQFARQGLLGCGECYRYFGPRLEPVFRRIHGNTCHTGKVPERTGGKVRVINRLERLKAQLREAISREEFERAAELRDAIRELEKELQEG, encoded by the coding sequence ATGGAATGCGAACGTTGCCACCAGAGACCGGCTACGGTCCACCTGACGGAAATCATCAACAATGAAAAGCGGACCATGCGCCTGTGCGAGCAGTGTGCCCGGGAGTTGCAGGCCCAGGCCATGGGCTTTTTCCCTCAGATAAACCTGCATAATTTCCTGGCCGGGCTGTTGCACAACGAGTTTGGCTTCCCCACCACCGGCCCCACGGTAGCCCCGGCGGGGGCCCGCTGTGAGGCCTGCGGGCTGACGGAGGCCCAGTTTGCCCGCCAGGGATTGCTGGGATGCGGGGAGTGCTACCGCTATTTTGGTCCCCGGCTCGAGCCCGTGTTCCGGCGGATTCACGGCAATACCTGCCATACGGGCAAGGTGCCTGAGCGTACCGGCGGCAAAGTACGGGTTATTAACCGCCTTGAGCGGTTGAAGGCCCAATTGCGGGAGGCCATCAGCCGGGAAGAGTTCGAGCGGGCGGCCGAATTGCGGGATGCCATCCGGGAACTGGAAAAGGAGCTGCAGGAGGGATAA